In the Nitrospira sp. genome, TTGGGCGCTATCTTTTGCAACGCCAGTCTGAAGGGGGCCGGATCAGGCTTGTCAGCTCCTGCTTCTTCGCTTGTTACGCAATAGTCGAAATACCGATCAAGTCCAAAATAAACGAGTTTCCTGAACTGGATCTGCGCGGTGAGATCGGTCACGATTGCTGTGGGGATACCGGCGATCCGAAGGTCATCGAGCAACTCTTTCACGTCATCGAACAACACCGCGTGACTCAGAAACGTTCGCCAATAGGTCTGCTCGAAATCCAGTGCTAGGAGGACTTGCGATCCCAATCCGATCGTTTCGAGCATGGATTGAAAATAGAGCAAGCGGCTGTGAGAGCTTGCAGTTTTTCCCAGCCGCCCATTGACATCGGACCGTGCTTTCTTGAACGCCAGATCAAATTCTTCAGGTGTGATATTGAACAGTCGTTCAGTCTTACTCCGTACTGCCGTAATGCCAGCCTGGTGTGCCGGCTCATACGAGTACAGCGTATTGTCGATATCAAACAACACTGCATCGGGTAATCCGACGACAACATTGTGGCGATGGATTATCAATGTCATATGAGTCGCGCTCGCAATGATTGCGTCACATGGGTCAGGACGATCAATTGAGTCAAGCCGCGCATGCCGCTGTACCACTGCGGAATCGTATCAAGCAGTTCTTTCAATTGAGGCATGAGTTTTCCGGCTGCAAACGCCATATCTTCAGCCTCGACTTCTCCCTCGATTGAGAGCTCAATCTCTCCACTCGGCCGCTCCTGAGCGACTTCGACGTGAAGCCCACAGACTCCGATGAGCACCCTTAGAAGGTCCTCGTAGTACATCCCTTGGCGGGCCAGAACGCTGAGTCGTAACTTCGAGTGGCCGTCGACTTCACCCACATGGTCGGGATGTGTCGGGCGGATCGATATAACAAGATCAGCCTCTCCAGCCTGAGGATGAATGTACTTCTCAGCATCGGCCTCCCTACGTTCGATCGTCGCCAGGACGTGAGAGCGATGATGCCCCCGCTGCCTCACATCCCGGTTCAATTTGAGCTGGCGTCGCAAGCCCTCGTCCATGTCAATAAAGATCTTGAGGTCATAGAGTGATCGTAGGATGGGGAGATAGAGTGCGTGGAGGCCGCTGACGACGATGAAATCATTGCTTTGGACCAATGCCGGTTTGCTCATGACGCCAGTGCGATGGTCGTAATGTCGAGCCAAAGCCGGATGCCCGTTTGCGAGGGAGATAATATCCTGTGCAAAACGGGAGAGATCGTTTGCATGGGGATTCAGATGCGTCATCACTTGCCACATGGGTTTCCGCCGGTCCCACAAGTGATAGTCGTCACCGGACACATGCACCACGGAATGCTGGCCGAAGAGACCGACGAGACTGGAAGCCAACGTGTCTTTCCCAACACCAGAATCGCCGGCGATCCCAATAATGAACGGTCGGCGGGACAGTCGAAAATATTCATTGGAGTGTACCCCTTCCTGTAGCATGCGAACGGCGAGGATGACTCCTGCCGCGAACAGGAGGGTTTGCCACAGGGATAACACATATGCCGCTGGTTGCGGCCAATCCATTGCACGAAGGGCCGGTAACCAACTGTTAAACGTGAAGATCGGCGTTGGAGCAAGGATTCCGCTCAGGCCGACGTAGAGCAGACTGAAACCTGCAACCAAGGCAATAGTCATCTGCCCGCTTTTAGCCTGGTAGAGGACAAGGAACGGGATGACCCACATAAACCAACCAGGTGAGGCGGGAGTCAGCAGCAAGACAAGCAGAAACGCCACTCCCAGTAGAAAGAGCAGTAACTCAAAACTCATGCGCCGAACACGCCACACGGTGAAGAGAACCAGTAAGTAGGTGAGCGGTAGTATGTAGATCTGCAGACCTCCTCCGAACGAGATGGCAAGATCATATATTTTGAGGAGTTCCGGATTTCCTAACAGCATGGCACGCCCTCCCGGAGAATGGAGGTAGGGTAACTGCAGCGCCGCCATCGCCACCGTGAGTGGAAGGACAAATGGGAGAAAGGAGGTCTTGAGCCGCTTATTTTGATGTAAGTAGATGAGAACGAATGGAACGGCGAGTATCATGCTCAGTTTGGCCGAGACGGCCAATGCCATGAATACGCCAGCCCATTGGGGGGGGCCATCTCGAAGCTCCAAGATTCCTATGATCAGAAGAAGAATGGGGATCAAATCGTTCAGCCCCAGCCAGTAGGTGGCAAACAATACGACAGGCGACAGCCAGTACACCTTCAGTAGCAAGTGATCGTTTCCTTCAATCAGTCGCTTCAGGGCTAGGAGCATCCCGATATCGACCAGAAGCAAGGTCATTCCGTAGGAGTGGGCGATCGCGAGGCCTGCTGCATGACCGAGAAATGTGAGTGGCAGAAATAGGAACCACATCGCATATCCGTATGGGAATGCGCGGGGATCTCCGCCCATGGCAAGATAGGATGTCCATGGATCAAGGCTCGGTGCCGTGACGCTCTGCAGAAAAAACGGACCATACCACTGCTGAACTGCGGAAGGGATGAGAAGCCCCATGCAGGTCAGTCGTATGATGAGCCCGAGATGAAAAAGAGGATGCCCCAAGATCCCCGTCATAGACTCCACCGTTCGGGCACCTTTGTGCATACCGCATGAGGCTGGATGCCTTGTTCCTTGAGGGTCGCGCATAAACGAGGGATTGCCTGCACATCAACCGGTCCTTGCAATTCGGGAGACACGATGCAGAGTTTGAAACCTGCTTCGGTCAAATGTTTGGCGTCAGACGCCGACAAGGGAAAACGTGAAAAACAGTCTACCCAGACCCAATCAACTTTTCCCGAGAGCG is a window encoding:
- a CDS encoding HAD family hydrolase yields the protein MTLIIHRHNVVVGLPDAVLFDIDNTLYSYEPAHQAGITAVRSKTERLFNITPEEFDLAFKKARSDVNGRLGKTASSHSRLLYFQSMLETIGLGSQVLLALDFEQTYWRTFLSHAVLFDDVKELLDDLRIAGIPTAIVTDLTAQIQFRKLVYFGLDRYFDYCVTSEEAGADKPDPAPFRLALQKIAPKGSGIWMIGDHPTNDIRGAREHLGAVTLQKLHRGVNVGKEGEAPDCTFTAFADVRHLLTTLQAGVRRVSNY